Proteins found in one Bremerella volcania genomic segment:
- a CDS encoding response regulator, protein MSLNKPAGKLWDERLRSILDASPDAIIAIDDAGAIVDWNAKANTTFLWPERVSRLRLTDLFKAEDLQEIISSIRTLTDTQSNGQRIELVARRANGNLLPVELSISRVTISDKTYFNAFVRDITEWRQEEELHSKKLLEAELLSQATSHAVTAETFAESLKRLLDLICTQIEWPFGHVWMPYDSGLMLSSSHIWHMESGLDISDFVKRTQATQFRYGEGLPGTIWKRREPVWMEESEISAMIRMRSHDGIPIRSAFGFPVIADGDVVTILEFFHTEKVEQDQGLLDIVRRVGEEMGKVAQSRRFEQQRARLAAIVDSSYDAIIGKSLDGRITSWNYGAELVYGYSAEEAVGQTSELVLPDDQENEEPEILEAIALGRRLEEFETIRVRKDGRKIAVSVTMSPVVDSTGQVVGSSTIERDITERRRAEEELQRARDSAIRASRTRAEFLANVSHELRTPMNAIIGMTSMALDEDLTPQLRDYLETANDSAHSLLTLLNDILDFSKLESGKFSIVKENFILADVVEESIKTLSSQAFAKGLELVCRIPRDLPREVIGDGIRLRQILTNLISNAIKFTDQGEIVVSVEVVRIWPDEARFRFAVKDTGIGIPVEEQQRILEPFTQVDSSSTRIHGGTGLGLAISSELLRMMGGRLSLQSEVGQGSNFSFRLSFDLPISQNMDTIDSLPFEKLRELPVLVVDDNATNRKIIAETLTTWGMKPITANDAQQAIGILRQNLENDMSFPLIIVDALMPGMDGYELSREVRKLRPDSESPVILMVSSADRKEFRENEASTDIAAFVQKPVTQTDLIRSILRAMRLATPQAPPPTTAAGSGQPLASLSVLLAEDTPANQKVVTTMLKKRGHSVTVAQNGREAVELFKKQTFDVVLMDVQMPILDGFQATSVIRALERDANSATPIIAMTAHAMRGDREKCLEAGMDAYVAKPLDVKQLLGLIESVAEDRFATQANQHEVDDSFSSHPTPIIDYAGAMKRLGNDAELFQEFIVYYDEDARQLVQQIEEAIQTKATGDLHRAAHNLKGLAANLGAQRVVNASYSLERIGKNGELAKAAEALRLLQSEMERLDAALQNYRP, encoded by the coding sequence ATGTCGTTGAACAAGCCCGCCGGAAAGCTTTGGGACGAACGGCTGAGGTCTATTCTTGACGCATCCCCGGACGCCATCATTGCCATCGACGACGCTGGGGCGATCGTCGATTGGAATGCCAAAGCGAATACGACTTTCCTTTGGCCGGAAAGGGTTTCTCGCCTCCGCTTGACCGATTTATTCAAAGCGGAGGATTTGCAGGAGATCATCTCCAGCATTCGAACGCTGACCGATACCCAGAGCAACGGACAGCGGATTGAACTGGTCGCGCGTCGCGCGAATGGCAATCTCCTGCCAGTCGAACTTTCGATCAGTCGCGTCACGATCTCGGACAAGACGTACTTCAACGCGTTCGTACGAGACATCACCGAGTGGCGCCAGGAAGAAGAGCTTCACAGCAAGAAGTTGCTCGAAGCGGAGCTTCTCAGCCAAGCAACTTCGCACGCCGTTACCGCTGAAACGTTCGCCGAATCCCTGAAACGGCTCTTGGATTTGATCTGTACGCAGATCGAGTGGCCCTTTGGCCATGTCTGGATGCCGTACGATTCGGGGCTGATGCTTTCTTCTTCCCACATCTGGCATATGGAATCGGGGCTCGACATTTCCGACTTCGTCAAGAGGACGCAAGCCACTCAATTTCGTTACGGCGAAGGCCTGCCTGGCACGATTTGGAAACGCCGCGAGCCTGTTTGGATGGAGGAGTCGGAAATCTCGGCGATGATCCGCATGCGATCACACGACGGCATTCCGATCCGTAGTGCATTCGGCTTTCCGGTGATTGCCGACGGAGACGTCGTCACCATTCTCGAGTTCTTTCATACCGAAAAGGTCGAACAAGACCAGGGACTGCTCGACATCGTGCGACGCGTTGGCGAAGAGATGGGAAAGGTCGCCCAGTCGCGGCGGTTTGAGCAGCAGCGTGCCCGGCTGGCCGCGATTGTGGACTCCTCGTACGACGCCATCATCGGCAAGTCGCTCGACGGCCGCATCACCAGTTGGAACTACGGCGCAGAACTCGTTTATGGCTACTCGGCGGAAGAAGCGGTCGGGCAGACGTCCGAGCTAGTTCTTCCCGACGATCAAGAGAACGAAGAGCCGGAAATCCTGGAGGCGATTGCGCTGGGCAGACGTCTGGAGGAATTCGAAACGATTCGCGTTCGCAAAGATGGTCGCAAGATCGCGGTGAGCGTGACCATGTCGCCGGTGGTTGACTCGACCGGACAGGTGGTTGGCTCCTCCACGATCGAACGCGACATAACCGAACGCCGGCGAGCCGAAGAGGAACTGCAGCGTGCCCGCGATTCGGCCATTCGCGCCAGTCGCACGCGGGCCGAGTTCCTGGCCAATGTCAGCCACGAACTTCGCACGCCGATGAATGCCATCATCGGCATGACCTCGATGGCGTTGGATGAAGATCTGACGCCACAATTGCGTGATTATTTAGAAACCGCCAACGATTCGGCCCATTCGCTTCTGACTCTGTTGAACGACATTCTCGATTTCTCCAAGCTCGAGTCAGGCAAGTTTTCGATCGTCAAAGAAAACTTCATCCTGGCCGACGTCGTTGAGGAATCGATCAAGACCCTCTCCAGTCAGGCGTTCGCCAAAGGGCTGGAACTGGTCTGCCGCATTCCCCGCGATCTACCCCGCGAGGTAATCGGCGACGGCATCCGCCTGCGACAGATTCTGACCAATCTAATCAGCAATGCCATCAAATTCACCGACCAGGGAGAAATCGTCGTCTCGGTCGAAGTCGTTCGCATCTGGCCTGATGAAGCACGCTTTCGCTTCGCGGTGAAGGACACCGGGATTGGCATCCCCGTGGAAGAACAACAGCGGATTCTCGAGCCGTTTACCCAGGTCGATTCCTCCTCGACGCGCATTCACGGCGGCACCGGCCTCGGCCTGGCGATCAGTTCCGAACTACTGCGTATGATGGGTGGCCGCTTGTCGCTGCAGAGCGAGGTGGGACAGGGAAGCAATTTTTCGTTCCGACTTTCTTTCGATCTGCCGATCAGCCAAAACATGGACACGATCGACTCGCTGCCGTTCGAAAAGCTGCGCGAGTTGCCGGTGCTGGTCGTCGACGACAACGCCACCAATCGTAAAATCATCGCCGAAACGTTAACCACCTGGGGCATGAAACCCATCACGGCCAACGACGCACAGCAAGCGATTGGTATCTTACGGCAAAATCTTGAAAACGATATGTCGTTTCCTTTGATCATCGTCGACGCCCTCATGCCGGGCATGGACGGGTACGAGCTTTCTCGGGAAGTTCGCAAGCTTCGACCCGATTCGGAGTCGCCGGTCATCTTGATGGTTTCCTCGGCCGATCGGAAAGAATTTCGCGAGAACGAAGCGTCCACCGACATCGCGGCGTTCGTGCAAAAGCCGGTCACGCAGACCGACTTGATTCGCTCCATCTTGCGGGCCATGCGACTCGCCACGCCCCAGGCTCCTCCGCCGACCACGGCCGCGGGGAGCGGACAACCGCTCGCTTCCCTGTCGGTGCTATTGGCGGAAGATACGCCAGCCAATCAAAAGGTCGTGACGACGATGCTCAAGAAGCGAGGGCACAGCGTGACCGTCGCGCAAAATGGCCGAGAAGCCGTCGAATTGTTCAAAAAGCAGACGTTCGACGTCGTACTGATGGACGTGCAGATGCCGATTCTCGATGGCTTTCAGGCCACCAGCGTGATTCGAGCGTTGGAACGCGATGCGAATAGCGCGACGCCCATCATCGCCATGACCGCCCACGCTATGCGCGGCGACCGCGAAAAATGCCTGGAGGCGGGCATGGACGCCTACGTCGCGAAACCGCTCGACGTCAAACAGTTGTTGGGCCTGATTGAAAGCGTCGCGGAAGATCGCTTCGCGACCCAGGCCAACCAGCACGAAGTCGACGACAGCTTCAGTTCACACCCGACGCCGATCATCGACTACGCCGGGGCGATGAAACGCCTTGGAAACGATGCCGAACTCTTTCAGGAGTTCATCGTCTACTACGACGAGGACGCCAGGCAACTGGTCCAGCAAATCGAGGAGGCGATCCAGACCAAGGCCACCGGTGATCTTCATCGTGCGGCTCATAACCTGAAAGGACTGGCCGCGAATCTCGGAGCCCAGCGGGTCGTCAACGCGTCGTACAGCTTGGAACGCATCGGCAAGAACGGCGAGCTTGCCAAAGCCGCCGAAGCGTTACGACTGCTTCAGAGCGAAATGGAACGGCTCGACGCGGCGCTGCAAAATTATCGCCCGTAA
- a CDS encoding DUF1328 domain-containing protein yields MLSWAIMFLVIALIAAALGFGGVAGAATGIAKILFFVFLVLFLISLITGVVRRPVS; encoded by the coding sequence ATGTTAAGTTGGGCCATTATGTTTCTCGTGATCGCACTGATTGCTGCTGCTCTTGGTTTTGGTGGCGTTGCCGGTGCGGCCACTGGTATCGCGAAGATCTTGTTCTTCGTATTTCTCGTTTTGTTCCTGATCAGCCTGATTACGGGTGTCGTTCGACGCCCCGTTTCCTAA
- a CDS encoding sigma-54-dependent transcriptional regulator: MPKLLVIDDDRTVHRLVEKTFEEVDVTVLSCSTAEDGLELIRGEDPDALLLDIMLHESNGLELATQIRHLDPKLPIIFITAMNDSDTAIQAMSRGAYDYLLKPLNKQDVQDLVERAFDTRRLMQSPVHMQEAASTSEKGDLLVGRSQGMVDVYKKIGRVAPQDVAVLILGESGTGKELIARAIYHHSSRRNECFMAINCAALSDTLLESELFGHEKGAFTGADRRHIGKFEQCNGGTIFLDEIGDMSPSTQSKVLRLLQEQKFERVGGTETIETDVRIISATNRDLEQMIEDGEFRLDLYHRLNTFQINLPPLRERGEDVRLLLEHFLSRFNKSLNKQVSGISDDAVKLLLNYSWPGNIRELQAVLRKAMLMAMGPVLVPEFFPSELKANGTAETPITQEKSEVSPGADFNKFLRALEASDSTEMYAEALEWMERQLLTRVLTVTEGNQSKAAERLGITRGSLRNKIRSLNISIDHVINSDD, encoded by the coding sequence ATGCCAAAATTGCTAGTGATCGATGACGACCGAACGGTCCATCGTTTGGTCGAAAAGACGTTCGAGGAGGTGGACGTTACCGTGCTGTCTTGCAGCACGGCCGAAGACGGTCTCGAACTGATTCGCGGCGAAGATCCCGATGCGCTGCTGTTGGATATCATGCTGCACGAGTCGAACGGACTGGAGCTTGCCACCCAGATCCGGCACCTCGATCCGAAGCTGCCGATCATCTTCATCACCGCCATGAATGACAGCGATACGGCCATCCAGGCGATGTCGCGCGGGGCGTACGACTACCTGCTCAAGCCGCTGAACAAACAAGACGTTCAGGACCTGGTCGAGCGGGCCTTCGATACGCGGCGGTTAATGCAGTCGCCGGTGCACATGCAGGAAGCGGCTTCTACGTCGGAAAAGGGAGATCTGCTGGTTGGCCGCAGCCAGGGCATGGTGGACGTTTACAAAAAGATCGGCCGCGTGGCGCCGCAAGACGTTGCCGTGCTGATCCTGGGGGAAAGTGGTACGGGGAAAGAGCTGATCGCCCGAGCCATCTATCACCACAGCAGCCGCCGCAACGAATGCTTCATGGCGATTAACTGCGCGGCTCTGTCGGACACTCTGCTGGAAAGCGAACTGTTCGGTCACGAGAAAGGCGCCTTCACGGGGGCCGATCGACGCCACATCGGTAAGTTCGAACAGTGCAACGGCGGTACGATTTTCCTCGACGAAATCGGGGACATGTCGCCATCGACGCAGAGCAAGGTTCTGCGGCTCTTGCAGGAGCAGAAGTTTGAACGCGTTGGTGGTACCGAGACGATCGAGACCGACGTCCGCATCATTTCGGCGACGAATCGCGATCTGGAACAGATGATTGAAGATGGCGAGTTTCGTCTCGACCTTTATCATCGGCTCAACACATTCCAAATCAATTTGCCTCCGCTTCGCGAACGGGGAGAAGACGTTCGGCTGCTGCTGGAACATTTCCTGTCGCGCTTCAACAAGTCGCTCAACAAACAGGTCTCTGGCATCTCGGACGATGCGGTCAAGCTGTTGTTGAATTACTCGTGGCCGGGCAACATTCGTGAACTTCAAGCGGTGCTGCGCAAGGCCATGCTGATGGCGATGGGACCGGTGCTCGTTCCCGAGTTCTTTCCAAGCGAACTGAAGGCAAACGGTACAGCCGAAACGCCGATTACCCAAGAGAAGAGCGAAGTCAGTCCTGGGGCGGACTTCAACAAGTTTCTACGCGCTCTTGAGGCATCTGATTCGACGGAGATGTACGCCGAAGCACTGGAATGGATGGAACGCCAGCTACTGACGCGCGTATTGACGGTCACCGAGGGGAATCAGTCGAAAGCCGCCGAACGCCTGGGGATTACCCGCGGAAGCCTGCGGAACAAGATTCGGTCGCTCAATATTTCGATCGACCATGTCATCAATTCCGATGACTAG
- the dps gene encoding DNA starvation/stationary phase protection protein Dps: MEFKRHVLAEDKAKPTAKELQKNLIALIDLSLVLKQAHWNVVGKNFRAVHLQLDEILLTTREGTDEVAERMVMIGFSPDGRSETVAKETPLAKYATGFVGIDDTIQAVADALATTIGELRKSIETLDDLDLISQDMLIATSSQLEKHLWMVQAQEE; encoded by the coding sequence ATGGAATTCAAACGACACGTACTCGCCGAAGATAAAGCCAAGCCAACCGCCAAAGAGCTGCAGAAGAATTTGATCGCCCTGATCGACCTCTCCCTGGTGCTCAAACAAGCCCACTGGAACGTCGTCGGGAAAAACTTTCGCGCCGTCCATCTGCAGCTCGACGAAATCCTGTTGACCACGCGGGAAGGAACCGATGAAGTGGCCGAGCGTATGGTCATGATTGGGTTTTCGCCTGACGGTCGTAGCGAGACGGTCGCCAAAGAGACGCCCCTTGCCAAGTATGCCACCGGTTTCGTAGGCATCGACGACACCATTCAGGCCGTCGCCGACGCCCTGGCAACCACCATCGGCGAACTCCGCAAGTCGATCGAAACGCTCGACGACCTGGACCTGATCAGCCAGGACATGCTGATCGCCACCTCCAGCCAGCTCGAGAAGCACCTCTGGATGGTACAGGCCCAGGAAGAATAA
- a CDS encoding WD40 repeat domain-containing serine/threonine protein kinase, with product MFNKGDKPIPGYRLQRFLGRGQFGEVWAADGPGGTLVALKFIALQQKTGIRELKSIQAVKRIKHANLCSVNAMWLLGYDGDVLDDHEIDLLIRNQTKEKEAASQTLAIEQTQTLSNPQYLVVSMTLADGSLDERLKSFTEGGIPRDQLMDYMLQAARGIDFLNSPVHDVAGEKVGIQHRDIKPANLLFAGDSVLVGDFGVAAAFGEYDTEATSVVGSLCYMSPESIKRIPSSSSDQYALAITYYQLRTGTLPFEPTVSFAELVDIHVRGKLQFPLVSDHERAVLSKATATDPKQRYRNCVEFAKALAVPVEVADAGAKSAVPVPAMLGGAIAAVVLIGLLLWGIFGGGFGGTGGASNGPQLASHTIVFSPEQTIYDIAITAEQPRENVASTGTSAANLDLLPTDKVRVTARSEDWLYQPLDKEYSFDELARADWKVNLEPIPAKSMLEHITKLAAQGKWDEATREFAKAAALHPELKDKPSPESVELKGTPAVVTHSLVQKRLATAISDDGSSKLGVVPLNEPGKNAEDVAIGSIPYQIHLPTQAPWAVLMQDSSAAVVSLDASGKPYEISLGKPGEALFRQVTSSALSPRGDAILVGQDHKMVSLLTAREADQPITKSAESSFPTRVDAVGFSPDGKFCFAMGIDGDIRRWPVEGFGDATAKDFQVADLDEEVLAIHPISQDRLFAFTETKLLDIQLADSDTNAQSKLVTDLRSGLVVSRLTDDQKYLVYSTQGQSQPLSILSVETGEVTSIRPPDIKGLVEDFDVSSDGRWIVYVDTEGAMLAIDLTQQPLAPLPLLPSPGERLKFVRIASSTMDVVTLAEDGTTTWWNLAQLLLAAQAKASH from the coding sequence ATGTTTAACAAGGGTGATAAGCCGATCCCCGGTTATCGGCTTCAGCGTTTTCTTGGCCGCGGACAGTTCGGCGAGGTCTGGGCGGCCGATGGCCCAGGCGGAACGCTAGTCGCCCTGAAGTTCATTGCACTGCAGCAGAAGACGGGCATTCGCGAGTTAAAATCGATACAAGCGGTAAAACGGATCAAGCACGCCAACCTCTGCAGCGTGAATGCCATGTGGCTGTTGGGCTACGATGGCGACGTTCTCGACGATCACGAAATCGATCTGCTGATCCGCAACCAGACCAAAGAGAAAGAAGCCGCGTCCCAAACGCTGGCCATCGAACAAACGCAGACGCTCAGCAATCCACAGTACCTGGTAGTCAGCATGACGCTGGCCGACGGAAGCCTGGATGAACGCCTGAAAAGCTTCACCGAAGGGGGCATCCCCCGCGATCAGCTGATGGACTACATGCTTCAGGCAGCTCGTGGGATCGACTTCCTCAACTCGCCGGTGCACGACGTCGCCGGCGAGAAGGTTGGAATCCAGCATCGCGACATCAAACCGGCCAACCTGCTGTTCGCCGGCGACTCGGTCCTGGTCGGTGACTTCGGCGTGGCGGCCGCGTTTGGCGAGTACGACACCGAGGCCACCAGCGTCGTGGGCAGCTTGTGTTACATGTCGCCGGAATCGATCAAGCGCATCCCCTCTTCGAGTTCCGACCAGTACGCCCTGGCGATTACCTACTACCAGCTGCGAACCGGTACGCTTCCCTTCGAGCCGACCGTTTCGTTCGCCGAGTTGGTCGACATTCACGTACGCGGCAAGCTTCAGTTTCCCCTGGTATCCGACCACGAACGAGCCGTCCTCAGCAAAGCGACCGCCACCGATCCCAAGCAGCGCTACAGGAACTGCGTCGAGTTTGCCAAGGCGCTGGCTGTCCCTGTCGAAGTAGCAGACGCCGGAGCAAAATCCGCAGTCCCCGTCCCCGCGATGCTCGGCGGAGCCATCGCCGCCGTCGTGCTGATCGGCCTGCTTTTGTGGGGCATCTTCGGTGGTGGATTCGGTGGTACTGGCGGCGCCAGCAACGGACCGCAATTGGCTTCGCATACGATTGTCTTCTCGCCAGAACAGACGATCTACGACATCGCCATCACTGCCGAGCAGCCGCGTGAAAACGTCGCCTCAACGGGAACTTCCGCGGCCAATCTCGACCTGCTGCCGACCGACAAGGTACGTGTAACGGCTCGCTCGGAAGACTGGCTCTATCAGCCGCTGGACAAGGAATACTCGTTTGACGAGCTGGCTCGCGCCGACTGGAAAGTCAATCTCGAGCCGATCCCGGCCAAGTCGATGCTCGAGCACATCACCAAGTTGGCCGCCCAAGGCAAATGGGACGAAGCAACCCGAGAGTTCGCCAAAGCGGCGGCATTGCACCCCGAACTCAAAGACAAGCCTTCTCCCGAATCGGTCGAGCTGAAGGGAACGCCTGCCGTGGTGACCCATTCGCTGGTGCAAAAGCGTCTGGCCACGGCGATCAGCGACGACGGTTCCAGCAAGCTCGGAGTCGTTCCGCTGAACGAACCCGGCAAGAACGCCGAAGACGTCGCCATCGGTTCGATCCCCTATCAGATCCATCTGCCCACCCAAGCTCCGTGGGCCGTCCTGATGCAGGATAGCTCGGCCGCGGTCGTCTCCCTCGATGCTTCCGGCAAGCCATACGAAATCAGTCTTGGAAAACCAGGCGAGGCCCTCTTCCGCCAGGTAACCTCTTCGGCCTTGTCCCCCAGGGGCGATGCTATTCTGGTCGGCCAGGATCACAAGATGGTCTCCCTGCTGACAGCTCGTGAAGCGGACCAACCGATCACCAAGTCGGCCGAGTCAAGCTTCCCGACCCGGGTCGATGCCGTCGGTTTTTCGCCCGACGGTAAGTTCTGCTTCGCCATGGGGATCGATGGAGACATTCGCCGCTGGCCGGTCGAAGGGTTCGGCGACGCGACCGCGAAAGACTTTCAGGTCGCCGATCTCGACGAGGAAGTCCTCGCCATTCATCCCATTTCGCAAGACCGCCTGTTCGCGTTCACGGAAACGAAGCTGCTAGACATTCAACTGGCCGATAGCGATACCAACGCTCAATCGAAGCTGGTCACCGATCTTCGCTCGGGACTGGTCGTCAGCCGACTGACCGACGATCAAAAGTACCTGGTCTATAGCACCCAGGGGCAATCGCAGCCGCTGTCGATTCTTTCCGTCGAAACCGGCGAGGTCACCAGCATTCGCCCGCCGGACATCAAGGGCCTAGTCGAGGACTTCGATGTTTCGTCCGACGGCCGCTGGATCGTGTACGTCGACACCGAAGGAGCCATGCTGGCCATCGACCTGACGCAGCAGCCGCTGGCGCCGCTGCCGCTGCTTCCGTCGCCGGGTGAACGCTTGAAGTTCGTTCGCATCGCATCCAGCACGATGGACGTAGTAACCCTGGCCGAAGACGGCACCACCACCTGGTGGAACCTGGCCCAACTTCTGCTAGCCGCCCAAGCGAAAGCCAGCCACTAG
- a CDS encoding vWA domain-containing protein: MRHTELLRRFGLTLAGLLCCVLIGNTLTVSSLFAQDPQPTAASALDSIFNVRTAPDAKSMGIFQGSFLDAIRPETPSIQIAFLVDTTESMARELPGIRAKVPQVIADLKRASGTKVEVAIVSFADSGKSNKPLVGVSNGFSGDDAAVQKMIDSLQPQSGKPYFPEAVDLAVFKTIQELPWSEDEKATKWLMLITDAPPYDTSFDEPKTQSRRWYETDALVNVANQRGINIHGLLCESRPEEHEAFEATVDKTRNFMGQLTSRTGGLMLDLSFSQIKEKVASAAKRPRADFAFVGAITDDDINQAKQEAQKQFGDLTSVRVAILPHVPWNAMTFYHEDPGVRFASQLRYTLGRLPGIKTISSRQIESEFLRLKSGPVDQSQWPQALCLRLRADILIVGDLRANRDLQDVQSQVYTANSAKPIAAISASGSEDILMASYLKAIPETRPTMGPMVLLAKAVSSEQASDLREFWPGILGTLNSKEQGELLSAMDLIEKSVDVSVDPSLRVKDLDWAIGLLKPMAANPEANAFTYALLASANYNLAKTREEQGLAADAKSDMQDAIGYLTKAFDGRRQLNDRLLQAEIEADHALLVRKDFPAAVRRYQSITEFSEASLLKMALRAHWMLAGVQCGDWGASEATDFTPDTKLARQHLIHILAFWPESEEAHVIQKYMRWDSGDGKTGTPYFPKEGDLLLTAN; encoded by the coding sequence GTGCGTCATACGGAATTGCTTCGACGCTTTGGATTAACGCTCGCTGGTTTGTTGTGTTGCGTACTAATTGGAAACACGCTAACCGTTTCCTCGCTTTTTGCGCAAGACCCCCAACCTACGGCCGCCTCGGCGCTCGATTCGATCTTCAACGTGCGAACCGCGCCCGACGCGAAGAGCATGGGGATCTTTCAAGGAAGCTTCCTCGACGCGATTCGTCCCGAGACGCCGAGCATTCAAATCGCGTTTCTCGTTGACACTACCGAGAGCATGGCCCGAGAACTGCCTGGCATTCGCGCGAAGGTTCCCCAGGTGATCGCCGACCTGAAGCGGGCCAGCGGAACCAAGGTCGAAGTCGCCATCGTTTCGTTCGCCGATAGTGGCAAAAGCAATAAGCCGCTCGTGGGTGTTTCCAACGGGTTCTCAGGGGACGACGCGGCTGTGCAGAAGATGATCGATTCGCTGCAGCCGCAGTCAGGCAAACCTTACTTCCCTGAAGCGGTCGACCTGGCGGTCTTCAAGACGATTCAAGAGCTGCCGTGGTCGGAGGACGAAAAGGCCACCAAGTGGTTGATGCTCATTACCGATGCCCCGCCGTACGACACTTCGTTTGATGAACCAAAGACCCAGTCGCGCCGCTGGTACGAGACCGATGCTTTGGTGAACGTCGCCAACCAACGCGGCATCAACATCCATGGGCTGCTGTGCGAGAGTCGCCCGGAAGAGCACGAAGCGTTTGAGGCGACCGTCGATAAGACCCGTAATTTCATGGGACAGTTGACGTCGCGCACCGGCGGCTTGATGTTGGATCTTTCGTTTTCGCAAATCAAAGAGAAGGTCGCCAGCGCGGCCAAGCGACCACGGGCCGACTTCGCCTTCGTGGGGGCGATCACCGACGACGACATCAACCAGGCGAAGCAGGAAGCGCAGAAGCAGTTTGGCGATCTGACTTCCGTTCGCGTGGCCATCTTGCCGCACGTTCCCTGGAACGCGATGACGTTTTATCACGAAGACCCAGGCGTCCGGTTTGCCTCGCAGCTGCGATACACGCTGGGACGTTTGCCGGGCATCAAGACGATTTCGAGTCGTCAGATCGAGTCGGAGTTTCTGCGACTTAAGTCAGGTCCGGTCGATCAATCGCAGTGGCCGCAGGCATTATGCCTACGCTTGCGAGCCGATATTTTGATCGTGGGTGACCTGCGAGCCAACCGCGATCTGCAGGATGTCCAGTCGCAGGTGTATACCGCGAATTCCGCGAAGCCGATCGCGGCGATCTCAGCCAGCGGATCGGAAGACATCTTGATGGCCTCGTACCTGAAAGCGATTCCGGAAACGCGACCCACCATGGGGCCGATGGTGCTGCTGGCCAAGGCAGTCAGCAGCGAACAGGCGAGCGACCTTCGCGAGTTCTGGCCAGGCATCCTGGGAACCCTCAATTCCAAAGAGCAAGGGGAGCTGCTTTCGGCCATGGACCTGATCGAGAAGTCGGTCGACGTCTCGGTCGATCCATCGCTGCGCGTGAAGGATTTGGACTGGGCGATTGGGCTGCTGAAGCCGATGGCGGCAAACCCCGAAGCCAACGCATTCACCTACGCACTGCTGGCCAGCGCGAACTATAACCTGGCTAAGACGCGCGAAGAGCAGGGGCTGGCCGCCGATGCGAAGTCGGATATGCAGGATGCGATCGGCTACCTGACCAAGGCGTTCGATGGCCGGCGTCAATTGAACGACCGCCTGTTGCAAGCCGAGATCGAAGCCGATCACGCGCTGCTGGTGCGAAAGGATTTTCCGGCGGCAGTACGGCGTTATCAATCGATCACCGAGTTCAGCGAGGCCTCGCTGTTGAAGATGGCCTTGCGTGCCCACTGGATGCTGGCCGGCGTGCAGTGTGGTGACTGGGGAGCGAGCGAGGCGACCGACTTCACGCCTGATACGAAGCTGGCTCGCCAACACCTGATTCACATCCTGGCATTCTGGCCCGAGTCGGAAGAGGCCCACGTGATTCAGAAGTACATGCGATGGGATTCGGGCGACGGCAAGACCGGCACGCCCTACTTCCCGAAGGAAGGGGACTTGCTGCTGACGGCCAATTAG